From Xyrauchen texanus isolate HMW12.3.18 chromosome 36, RBS_HiC_50CHRs, whole genome shotgun sequence, one genomic window encodes:
- the si:dkey-202l22.6 gene encoding LOW QUALITY PROTEIN: interferon-induced very large GTPase 1 (The sequence of the model RefSeq protein was modified relative to this genomic sequence to represent the inferred CDS: inserted 2 bases in 2 codons), which yields MSLHWTIRPDPGPRTTEIVSEIDRDKHILLQMLDLHREKVTPLDLTTMLYVTTPNMEDKVPKDPTELSNAFLRRLWLYNPRACSTRCECVVGAYGLDMDENSECAINPLDLVAAIYMTTNSFLQQEITHRMVQCNFAVPLYLPPIYPEKKGTLLLCPFRSVLGQWTSPSEGAIMKNMADSRMLFLSAVRLGHCSVSKSRVLNHVLGGPHKLNECFINSGMEGGKLPRVFSDGLVEVCWNLISGDHQDKVFPRPVLVANLHGDAANYEKQTSLLCYTSAVLIVFCGSFGIKERELLASWRDNTSHMILIDCSMSTEEDGQENNEHNERIKQRLVKDLELLDGSVLYGCTGDEEAIANSLRDTLNHRIPYLHTTNLVGTAGMANDLNIKVDENEICQMAFGEVEEVLSGFEEGVSKYLDEQLPLQGTVWKQLCRLEKEEARDQTTQSITEEKESLIKLLLDYKLTTAMRAFIEALCTFDMTKRAFFLSWMRVKLEVMQLDRLSLHREKDGVQIPEPCIGLEHFLREMGLVYERYFRSPNSDLYDMFRLPYFGAELLLYGVPLELYDGDVSVFPMNWVYSVLYEVHKQLPKFSRMRVLTXLGLHNSKTAEILSALFGVNFPKWGRRHIKGAYMLLLNLPDNFRNEMDCEFLMFIGTEGLNSQDARQTEGSIVHDSELAIFVSGLSDITLINLPDEVQDDTKCNLQIAINALLCTKDLERNTTFQVASEGAGKDGKIMSYVINVLTKGQSPNESQRETLLANETGGVSHILNGPWTSQSVTTQNAQTYSDAVLGLKQSLLTMFHDKSKNGQPTCLGAFMEHMCNLWESVKNGKFAIKFGDTRTADVIIGLCTKLVEGEKQLTDQMDIWVQGLENHITTLKESALQNGEDMDSDVLLRILREEAATQINMDGDKIKASLWNNLRQEDIDIALVDNYKASLLKRVDLIQEHMTSTVVQKLKAATTQHNMMVKMHALLTALEAALEVKLCALLQTSKNTECTIEDKELAQEFVNVWEDIPSNRNNPPLQTEEIFTRMVEQLKENLINRGLKNQNIKFWNANQLNGFTVKNGHFALGSKMKKTLTYNKEVAQKFTNNLIEDCNKRVSEKLWRKEVYSDSYMRELIMIVDKGLEVLKLEPFTMKPKFEVDLKGYICSKAAESFHEFQESLIREREIKERFLNEIKEKHMLNFMYQFRKRDQCQRAVQAFTNLCLKPTAEDFIYSSIERQIFHDMLQHKNAQLYSSSKKFHYGLLKDMLLKDRFENFHEYLQSHESFSRKSIENFVATHLSVSVMIEDRRKQRMHQIFELMKRCIIQASENGSXNVRLLLEKICINLQSLGEIFVPTQILEETLFDISIHDEHFLANLKESVTELSSSIAQEFKENDDVIEVFDDLPYKLQNMLYERLKGCDQHCPFCKAPCDLGEKEHQVHEAVLHRPKGLVCYTNANSTTLSHNTCSADITGKNQFQNRHTAGQSLPFKEYQSIYPDWNISPEDPRNNGAAIYWRYVFVRYNSKFAQEYQCAPATLPQAWNKISQGEALQSLKEAFNITE from the exons GACCCAACAGAGCTCTCAAATGCATTCCTCCGAAGGCTATGGCTGTATAATCCCAGAGCATGCAGCACTCGCTGTGAGTGTGTTGTAGGAGCGTACGGTTTGGACATGGATGAGAATTCTGAATGTGCCATCAATCCCTTGGACCTGGTTGCAGCCATCTACATGACAACAAATAGTTTCCTACAGCAAGAGATCACCCACCGAATGGTGCAGTGCAACTTTGCAGTACCTCTATACCTACCACCCATTTACCCAGAAAAGAAGGGAACCCTCCTCCTGTGTCCTTTTAGAAGTGTTCTAGGTCAGTGGACGTCACCATCTGAGGGAGCTATCATGAAGAACATGGCCGATTCAAGGATGCTGTTTCTCTCCGCAGTGAGACTAGGTCACTGCAGTGTCTCAAAATCTCGAGTACTCAACCATGTGCTTGGGGGTCCACACAAGCTGAACGAATGCTTCATAAACTCTGGCATGGAAGGAGGCAAGCTGCCTCGAGTTTTCTCAGATGGGCTAGTAGAGGTGTGCTGGAATCTTATTTCAGGAGATCATCAGGACAAAGTCTTCCCTCGTCCTGTGCTTGTAGCTAATCTCCATGGAGATGCAGCCAACTATGAAAAACAGACAAGTCTTCTGTGTtacacatctgcagtcctcatagTATTCTGTGGAAGTTTTGGCATTAAGGAGCGGGAACTGCTTGCATCATGGAGAGACAATACAAGCCACATGATTCTAATAGACTGCTCAATGTCAACTGAGGAGGATGGACAAGAGAATAATGAACATAATGAGAGAATAAAACAAAGGCTGGTGAAAGATTTAGAATTGCTTGATGGTTCAGTGCTTTATGGCTGTACAGGTGATGAGGAAGCAATTGCTAACAGCTTAAGAGATACCCTGAATCACCGTATTCCATACTTACACACCACAAACCTTGTTGGCACAGCTGGTATGGCCAATGACCTCAACATTAAAGTTGATGAGAATGAGATCTGTCAAATGGCATTTGGTGAGGTTGAAGAAGTCCTCAGTGGATTTGAAGAAGGTGTGTCTAAATATTTGGACGAGCAGCTTCCCCTGCAAGGTACAGTGTGGAAACAGTTGTGTCGGCTAGAGAAGGAAGAGGCACGTGATCAAACAACCCAGAGCATAACAGAAGAAAAGGAAAGCCTTATTAAATTACTACTTGATTATAAGTTAACAACAGCCATGAGGGCTTTTATTGAAGCTCTGTGTACATTTGACATGACCAAGCGGGCATTTTTCCTCTCTTGGATGAGGGTCAAACTTGAAGTTATGCAGCTGGATAGACTGTCCCTTCATAGGGAAAAAGATGGGGTACAGATTCCAGAACCTTGCATTGGACTCGAACACTTCCTTCGGGAGATGGGATTGGTCTATGAACGATATTTTCGCAGCCCAAACAGTGACTTGTACGACATGTTTCGCTTACCATATTTTGGCGCTGAACTACTCTTGTATGGAGTTCCCCTTGAGCTCTATGATGGGGATGTCTCAGTTTTTCCCATGAATTGGGTGTACAGCGTTCTTTACGAGGTACACAAGCAGCTGCCAAAGTTCAGTCGCATGAGAGTCTTGA GTCTTGGGCTCCACAACTCAAAGACTGCTGAGATCTTATCTGCATTGTTTGGTGTGAACTTCCCAAAGTGGGGGAGAAGGCATATAAAAGGGGCATACATGCTTCTTCTCAACCTGCCTGACAACTTCAGAAATGAGATGGATTGTGAATTTCTGATGTTTATTGGTACAGAAGGTTTGAACAGCCAAGATGCAAGGCAAACAGAAGGAAGTATTGTGCATGACAGTGAACTGGCTATTTTTGTCAGTGGACTGAGTGATATCACGCTTATAAATTTACCAGATGAGGTTCAGGATGACACAAAATGCAACCTTCAGATAGCAATCAATGCTCTTCTCTGCACAAAAGACTTGGAGAGGAATACTACATTCCAGGTTGCTTCAGAGGGAGCAGGAAAGGATGGAAAAATCATGAGTTATGTAATTAATGTACTGACCAAAGGACAGAGCCCAAATGAATCTCAAAGAGAGACACTTCTCGCAAATGAAACAGGAGGTGTAAGCCATATCCTGAATGGTCCATGGACAAGCCAATCTGTGACTACACAAAATGCTCAAACCTACAGTGATGCAGTTCTTGGACTAAAGCAAAGCCTCTTGACTATGTTCCATGACAAGTCAAAAAATGGCCAACCAACCTGCTTGGGTGCGTTTATGGAGCATATGTGCAACTTGTGGGAGTCAGTGAAAAATGGAAAATTTGCCATAAAGTTTGGAGACACCAGAACAGCTGATGTCATTATTGGCCTCTGCACAAAACTTGTAGAGGGAGAGAAGCAGCTCACAGATCAAATGGATATTTGGGTTCAAGGGTTGGAAAATCATATAACCACGTTAAAAGAGTCAGCTTTGCAAAATGGAGAGGACATGGATTCAGATGTTTTACTCAGAATCTTAAGAGAAGAAGCAGCTACCCAAATCAATATGGATGGAGACAAAATCAAAGCAAGTCTCTGGAACAACCTCAGGCAAGAGGATATTGACATTGCCCTTGTGGACAATTACAAAGCAAGCCTTCTCAAAAGAGTAGACCTCATTCAAGAGCACATGACATCTACTGTTGTTCAAAAACTTAAGGCTGCTACCACCCAGCATAACATGATGGTCAAGATGCATGCCTTACTAACTGCACTTGAAGCAGCGCTGGAGGTAAAACTATGTGCACTCTTACAGACCTCCAAGAACACTGAATGTACGATTGAGGACAAGGAGCTTGCACAGGAATTTGTTAATGTTTGGGAAGACATCCCATCCAACAGGAACAATCCTCCTCTACAGACAGAGGAAATCTTCACAAGGATGGTGGAGCAGCTAAAGGAAAACCTGATCAATCGTGGTCTAAAAAATCAGAATATCAAATTCTGGAACGCAAACCAACTCAATGGCTTCACAGTAAAGAATGGTCACTTTGCTCTGGGTAGTAAGATGAAGAAAACATTGACGTACAATAAAGAAGTTGCTCAAAAATTCACCAATAATTTGATAGAGGACTGTAACAAGAGAGTCTCTGAGAAACTGTGGCGCAAAGAGGTTTACTCTGACAGCTACATGAGAGAGTTAATTATGATTGTGGACAAGGGCCTGGAAGTTTTAAAATTAGAGCCATTCACTATGAAACCCAAATTTGAGGTGGACCTTAAAGGATACATCTGTAGCAAAGCAGCTGAGTCTTTTCACGAATTTCAGGAGTCGCTTATAAGGGAAAGAGAAATTAAAGAGCGATTTCTAAATGAGATCAAGGAAAAACACATGCTGAATTTCATGTATCAGTTCCGAAAGAGGGACCAGTGTCAAAGAGCAGTTCAAGCTTTCACCAACCTGTGCCTCAAACCAACAGCTGAAGACTTTATTTACAGCAGCATAGAGAGACAGATATTTCATGATATGCTCCAGCATAAAAATGCACAGCTTTATAGCTCATCAAAGAAGTTCCACTATGGCCTTCTTAAAGACATGCTGCTTAAGGACCGCTTTGAGAATTTCCATGAGTACCTGCAGTCCCATGAGAGCTTCAGTCGGAAGAGCATAGAGAACTTTGTCGCAACACATCTCTCAGTTTCTGTTATGATAGAAGACCGCAGGAAACAGCGAATGCACCAAATCTTTGAATTGATGAAGAGATGCATTATTCAGGCATCTGAAAATGGTA GCAATGTAAGACTACTACTGGAGAAAATTTGCATCAACCTGCAGAGTCTGGGAGAAATCTTTGTGCCAACTCAAATCTTGGAAGAAACTTTGTTTGACATATCTATACATGATGAACACTTCCTCGCAAATCTAAAGGAATCAGTTACTGAGTTATCCTCATCAATTGCTCAAGAATTTAAGGAGAATGATGATGTTATTGAAGTATTTGATGACCTCCCCTATAAACTTCAGAATATGCTATATGAAAGATTGAAGGGCTGTGATCAGCACTGTCCTTTCTGCAAAGCTCCTTGTGACCTGGGAGAAAAGGAACATCAAGTTCACGAAGCCGTTCTGCATCGACCCAAAGGTCTAGTGTGTTATACCAATGCCAACTCCACGACTCTGTCCCACAACACCTGCTCTGCAGATATTACAGGCAAGAACCAATTCCAAAACAGACATACAGCGGGTCAGTCTCTGCCCTTTAAGGAGTACCAGTCCATCTACCCAGACTGGAACATTTCCCCAGAGGATCCTAGGAATAATGGGGCTGCAATCTACTGGAGGTATGTTTTTGTGAGGTACAACAGTAAGTTTGCTCAAGAATATCAGTGTGCGCCTGCAACATTACCTCAAGCTTGGAACAAAATCAGCCAGGGGGAGGCACTACAAAGCCTAAAAGAGGCCTTCAATATTACAGAGTGA